Proteins from a genomic interval of Bacteroides sp.:
- a CDS encoding MraY family glycosyltransferase — translation MSIYLALIYSVFFVAALVFSLVINGLLLKFSKTLGIRNNQETIIRWNSKAKPALGGISFFIIFLFSLISLSLLKNDANDFSNLGTFGLLAAVSLGFLVGLYDDAYNTHPWLKFAGQLMCGVLLILSGTNIQFFGNEWLNYLLTLFWVVGIMNSINMLDNMDGITTVVSISILLAILGIVLMGHDFSNPVIIILIGGLASLIGFLYYNWNPSRMYMGDTGSQFLGILLAGLGILYFWNAVGSGDEVSRMPRVIMVAMAFALPLIDTTTVFYKRISKGGNPFVGGKDHTTHHLSYLGLSDRRVAIFFLVFSLISTVLTILINRLAPKWEPVYSYLFIAYLSALFLFLFIVALRPPPELPKS, via the coding sequence ATGAGCATTTACCTCGCCTTAATTTATTCAGTTTTTTTTGTGGCTGCCCTGGTATTTTCCCTGGTCATCAACGGCTTACTGCTAAAGTTCTCAAAAACCCTGGGCATCAGGAACAACCAGGAAACCATTATTCGCTGGAACTCTAAAGCAAAACCAGCCCTCGGTGGAATTTCCTTTTTTATTATTTTCCTTTTTTCCCTGATTAGCCTTTCACTGCTAAAAAATGATGCCAATGACTTTTCCAACCTAGGAACTTTTGGGCTGTTAGCAGCTGTTTCGCTTGGATTTCTTGTTGGCCTTTACGATGATGCCTATAACACTCACCCCTGGCTGAAATTTGCCGGGCAGCTGATGTGTGGTGTTTTGCTAATATTATCCGGCACCAATATCCAATTTTTTGGAAACGAATGGCTGAACTACCTGCTGACCCTCTTCTGGGTAGTGGGAATAATGAATTCCATAAATATGCTGGACAATATGGATGGAATTACTACTGTGGTTTCAATAAGCATTTTACTGGCTATTTTGGGCATTGTTTTGATGGGGCATGATTTTTCCAATCCCGTGATCATCATTTTGATCGGAGGCCTGGCGTCTCTGATTGGGTTCCTATATTACAACTGGAACCCTTCCAGAATGTATATGGGAGATACCGGGAGCCAGTTTCTGGGCATTTTACTTGCAGGTCTGGGGATTCTCTATTTTTGGAATGCTGTCGGTAGTGGAGATGAAGTAAGCCGGATGCCAAGGGTCATTATGGTAGCCATGGCCTTTGCCCTACCACTGATCGATACCACGACTGTTTTTTACAAAAGGATTTCGAAAGGGGGGAATCCTTTTGTGGGAGGAAAGGACCATACCACCCACCACCTCTCCTATCTGGGATTAAGCGACCGAAGAGTCGCCATCTTTTTCCTGGTTTTTTCCTTGATCTCAACAGTCCTTACCATTCTCATCAACCGCCTTGCACCTAAGTGGGAGCCTGTCTACTCCTACCTTTTTATCGCTTATCTTTCGGCCTTGTTTCTTTTTCTTTTTATTGTTGCCCTAAGGCCTCCGCCCGAACTTCCTAAAAGCTAA
- the rfbC gene encoding dTDP-4-dehydrorhamnose 3,5-epimerase, which produces MHIEETPFRGLLVIQPKVFGDERGYFFESWNEESFQKAGLDVAFSQDNQSSSQKGVIRGLHFQVPPFEQGKLVRTVRGAVIDVVVDLRKDEPTFGQHFKLRLDDRMHTMLYIPAGFAHGFVSLEENTIFVYKCTKVYNKECDSALRWDDPDLGIDWDVDTPILSDKDRQAGFLKDFVSPF; this is translated from the coding sequence ATGCATATTGAGGAAACGCCCTTCCGTGGTTTGTTAGTCATTCAGCCTAAAGTTTTTGGCGATGAGAGGGGTTATTTTTTTGAATCCTGGAATGAAGAAAGCTTTCAAAAGGCAGGCCTGGACGTGGCCTTTTCCCAAGACAACCAGTCTTCTTCTCAAAAAGGAGTAATCAGGGGCTTGCATTTTCAGGTACCCCCCTTTGAGCAAGGGAAACTGGTAAGGACCGTCCGCGGAGCAGTCATTGATGTTGTTGTGGATCTAAGAAAGGATGAGCCCACCTTTGGACAACATTTTAAACTAAGACTGGATGACCGCATGCATACCATGCTCTATATCCCCGCAGGTTTTGCCCATGGTTTTGTTTCCCTTGAAGAAAACACCATTTTCGTTTATAAATGCACCAAGGTATACAATAAGGAATGTGATAGCGCTTTGCGCTGGGATGACCCTGACCTGGGCATCGACTGGGATGTTGACACCCCTATCCTTTCCGATAAAGATCGGCAGGCTGGTTTTTTAAAAGATTTTGTGAGTCCCTTTTAA
- a CDS encoding polysaccharide biosynthesis tyrosine autokinase — protein sequence MAGEPLKKISVLNDELDVKLFLYIAKRNILFPLAFIALAIGGSWLYLRYTPPVYQTSAILQLGGQNQTSSILSTVNIYEDDMAKQIELIRSSVFQHRALSQLPLDVSYFTKGRVLNFELYKNAPFRVEAKVKNGSLYGIPINIDFVDQEKVVINYEINGKGPQRQEFQSGRSISLADLDIKVEVDNPRIFQEQQSVFTRNPYFFVLNNPETAISKFSPDIKINVLNAAARTILISHTGTNPQKASDIVNAMAEEFNVFDLEKKAESANNILEFIDRQLDLVFDELAGSEMDLDSFKKEHNIDEATITPLPAIHSRIGDYENQIVMLEMEDRIYSEIEKSLNSDEDIDIYKLIAFLSGSEFRGTISNLLQALQEQLMEREKLLYEVTPNSRQIEALDYQIGIQKRMLIESIAALKNNIRSRIEELEQKINDFESVLTNRASRYNMIEFSRLQRVYSINERFYNQLVEKKAEYSISRAGFVSQSIILERSKTPTKPISPIARNVYLSSLLAAIFLGAGIILLKYLFYNEIPSLHDILKYTNSPVLGVIPKYKSEIPPNQLLVLKKPKSLISESLRSIRTNLQFINNEPGSKLVAVTSTISGEGKTFFAMNLAGILAFSDKRVIVIDLDMRKPKIHLGFNTENVKGVSTILSGIDEIEDCIKPSRVKNLDFITAGPVPPNPSELILTPKMDQLVAYLKSKYDYVIIDNPPVGIVTDGMKSVLMAEYPVYIFKANYSKRIFIQNVNRLVSESNITNLSIVLNAVDREYSSYGYDKGYAYGYYGGYGYGYYEESMTSSSKGASIFKRIRKRIKKLFK from the coding sequence ATGGCTGGAGAACCTTTAAAAAAAATATCCGTTCTTAACGATGAGCTTGATGTAAAACTGTTTCTTTACATTGCTAAGCGAAACATTCTATTCCCCCTTGCCTTTATTGCCCTGGCCATTGGGGGGTCTTGGTTATACCTGCGCTATACGCCTCCCGTTTATCAAACCTCAGCTATTTTGCAACTGGGCGGACAGAACCAGACCAGCAGCATCCTTTCAACGGTAAACATTTACGAGGATGACATGGCCAAGCAAATCGAGCTAATTCGGTCTTCGGTTTTTCAACACAGGGCATTATCCCAACTGCCACTCGACGTAAGTTATTTCACAAAAGGCAGAGTGCTCAATTTCGAGCTTTACAAAAATGCCCCATTTCGTGTAGAAGCAAAGGTGAAGAACGGGTCATTATACGGGATCCCCATCAACATTGATTTTGTGGATCAGGAAAAAGTGGTGATCAATTACGAAATCAACGGTAAGGGTCCTCAGCGGCAAGAGTTTCAGTCTGGCCGGAGCATTTCCCTGGCCGATCTCGACATCAAGGTTGAAGTAGACAACCCCCGTATTTTCCAGGAGCAGCAAAGCGTTTTCACCAGGAACCCCTATTTCTTCGTGCTGAACAACCCGGAAACCGCAATCTCAAAATTCTCGCCGGACATCAAAATTAATGTCCTGAATGCTGCAGCTCGCACCATTTTGATCAGCCATACGGGAACAAACCCCCAGAAAGCTTCGGATATTGTGAATGCCATGGCTGAGGAATTCAATGTATTTGACCTGGAAAAGAAGGCGGAAAGTGCCAACAATATTCTTGAATTCATTGACCGTCAGCTAGACCTTGTTTTTGATGAGCTGGCCGGTTCAGAAATGGATCTGGATAGTTTCAAGAAGGAGCACAACATAGACGAGGCAACCATTACACCCTTGCCTGCCATTCACTCGCGCATTGGCGATTATGAGAACCAGATCGTCATGCTTGAAATGGAGGACAGGATCTATTCGGAGATAGAAAAAAGCCTCAACTCCGATGAGGACATTGACATTTATAAACTGATTGCTTTTCTTTCGGGCAGCGAATTCAGAGGCACTATTTCCAACCTGCTTCAGGCCTTGCAGGAACAACTGATGGAACGTGAAAAGTTATTGTATGAGGTGACCCCAAACAGCCGTCAGATAGAAGCCCTTGACTACCAGATAGGCATACAGAAACGAATGCTCATTGAGAGCATTGCGGCCTTGAAAAATAATATCCGTTCAAGAATAGAAGAGCTGGAGCAAAAAATCAATGATTTTGAATCGGTGCTCACTAACCGCGCCTCCCGGTACAATATGATTGAATTTAGCAGACTGCAGCGCGTATACAGCATTAACGAACGGTTCTACAATCAGCTTGTTGAAAAGAAAGCAGAATACTCCATCTCGAGGGCAGGTTTTGTTTCACAGAGCATCATCCTGGAACGTTCAAAGACTCCAACAAAACCCATATCGCCCATTGCCAGAAACGTTTACTTAAGCAGTTTGCTGGCAGCTATCTTCCTGGGGGCAGGGATTATCCTTTTGAAATACCTTTTCTATAACGAAATTCCATCGCTTCACGATATTCTGAAATATACTAATTCACCTGTCCTGGGGGTTATTCCCAAATACAAGAGTGAGATTCCCCCGAACCAGTTGCTGGTATTAAAAAAACCAAAATCGCTCATTTCCGAATCCCTGCGATCAATCCGGACCAATCTGCAGTTTATCAACAATGAACCCGGCAGCAAACTGGTAGCGGTCACCTCTACCATATCGGGTGAAGGAAAGACCTTTTTTGCCATGAACCTGGCGGGGATACTCGCCTTCAGCGACAAAAGGGTCATCGTGATTGACCTCGACATGCGTAAGCCCAAGATTCACCTTGGATTTAACACCGAAAACGTCAAAGGGGTCAGCACCATCCTTTCGGGAATTGACGAAATTGAGGATTGCATCAAACCCTCGCGGGTGAAGAACCTAGACTTTATCACGGCAGGACCGGTTCCGCCCAACCCATCCGAGCTTATCCTTACCCCAAAGATGGATCAGCTGGTGGCCTATCTTAAATCGAAATACGATTACGTCATTATTGACAACCCGCCGGTGGGTATCGTTACGGACGGTATGAAGAGCGTCCTGATGGCCGAGTATCCTGTATATATTTTCAAGGCCAATTACTCAAAACGGATCTTTATCCAGAACGTCAACCGCCTGGTATCGGAAAGCAACATTACCAATTTATCTATTGTTTTAAATGCGGTCGACAGGGAATACTCAAGTTACGGTTACGATAAGGGCTATGCCTATGGGTATTATGGTGGATACGGTTATGGCTACTATGAAGAATCGATGACCTCCAGCTCAAAAGGAGCTTCAATTTTTAAACGGATCAGAAAGAGAATAAAAAAATTATTCAAATAA
- a CDS encoding polysaccharide biosynthesis/export family protein, with product MKNHFFPLLFVLVFSSCSVLNPEQMLRTPRDYEYSDLNDLLITDQYRLAPNDEISFQLFTNDGERLIDPVTMLSNQNLRQQQLTYRVEYDGTIKLPVLGRTTVSGLTTREAEAMLENAFTEFYNNPFVQLRVVNNRVIIFPGGRGGTSRVLYLENPNTTLFEALAQSGGIADGKSSRVKLIRGGPENPRVYLVNLSTIDGVKNANLVLQANDIIYVEPRERVPQRILENVTPYLSLITTALLVYSLFTN from the coding sequence ATGAAGAATCACTTTTTCCCCTTATTGTTTGTGCTGGTTTTCTCTTCGTGCAGTGTACTCAATCCCGAACAAATGTTACGAACGCCCCGGGATTATGAATACTCGGACCTGAATGACTTGTTGATAACCGATCAATACCGCCTTGCTCCCAATGATGAGATCAGTTTTCAGTTGTTTACCAATGACGGAGAACGCTTAATTGACCCCGTGACCATGCTGTCGAATCAAAACTTAAGACAGCAGCAACTAACCTACCGTGTTGAATATGACGGGACCATTAAGCTACCTGTTTTGGGCCGCACAACAGTTTCAGGGCTGACCACGCGTGAGGCAGAAGCCATGCTTGAGAATGCTTTCACAGAATTTTATAACAATCCCTTTGTGCAACTCCGGGTAGTCAACAACCGGGTCATAATTTTCCCCGGGGGGAGAGGAGGCACTTCCCGCGTTTTATACCTGGAAAACCCCAACACGACCCTTTTTGAAGCTCTTGCACAATCGGGTGGTATTGCCGACGGGAAATCCTCCAGGGTAAAGCTAATCAGGGGCGGCCCAGAAAACCCAAGGGTTTACCTGGTAAACCTTTCAACCATAGATGGGGTGAAGAATGCAAATTTAGTCCTCCAGGCCAACGATATCATTTACGTTGAGCCCCGCGAAAGGGTGCCCCAGCGTATCCTGGAGAATGTGACCCCATATCTCTCACTTATAACAACCGCACTATTGGTTTATTCCCTGTTCACCAATTAA
- a CDS encoding glycosyltransferase: MIRVLRILNRFNLGGPTYNAAYLTRYLPAEFETLLVGGKNDPSEKNSEFIPNQLGVTPVIVETMRRSLSPTQDLSAFRQIRKIIREYKPHIVHTHASKAGALGRLAARAEKVPVIVHTFHGHVFDAYFSHLKAGFYKNIERYLAGVSTGIIAISDIQKYDLSIKYRMCPEEKIRVIPLGFDLSRFREDQERKRIAFREKYQIKEDELAIGIVGRLVPIKNHNLFLEALHILRQKSQAKIRAFIIGDGESRQSIETKARHLNFGFVDWQKNRRTAFLTFTGWITEMGQVNAGMDIIALCSLNEGTPVSLIEAQAAGKPIVSTNVGGIGNIVLPGETALLTKSFDPEEFASQLLLLVENEALREKMGRGGWELVSHKFHYQRLVNDTVEYYYELLSGKGIKP; this comes from the coding sequence ATGATCAGGGTACTCCGGATACTTAACCGCTTCAACCTGGGTGGCCCCACCTACAACGCCGCCTACCTGACGCGATACCTTCCCGCTGAATTTGAGACCCTGCTTGTGGGAGGCAAAAACGACCCTTCGGAAAAGAATTCAGAATTTATCCCAAACCAGCTTGGCGTTACCCCTGTGATCGTCGAAACCATGCGCCGCAGTTTATCTCCGACACAGGACCTATCCGCCTTTCGCCAGATCAGAAAGATCATTCGGGAATACAAACCCCACATTGTTCATACGCATGCTTCAAAAGCAGGGGCGCTGGGACGCCTGGCAGCCAGAGCAGAAAAAGTGCCGGTAATCGTTCACACTTTTCACGGGCATGTTTTTGATGCTTATTTCAGCCACCTGAAAGCCGGTTTTTACAAAAACATCGAACGGTATCTTGCCGGGGTCAGCACAGGGATCATTGCCATCAGTGATATTCAGAAATATGACCTTAGCATTAAATACAGGATGTGTCCTGAAGAAAAAATCAGGGTCATTCCCCTGGGCTTTGACCTTTCACGGTTTCGCGAAGATCAGGAAAGAAAACGGATAGCTTTTCGTGAAAAATACCAGATAAAAGAAGATGAATTAGCCATAGGCATTGTAGGCAGGCTGGTACCTATTAAAAACCACAATTTGTTTCTGGAAGCCCTTCATATCTTAAGGCAAAAGAGCCAGGCCAAAATCAGGGCATTTATCATTGGCGATGGGGAGTCACGACAATCAATAGAAACGAAGGCCCGGCATTTGAATTTTGGTTTTGTGGATTGGCAAAAAAATCGGCGAACTGCTTTTCTGACTTTCACCGGATGGATCACAGAAATGGGTCAGGTGAATGCCGGGATGGACATCATTGCCCTCTGTTCGCTGAACGAAGGCACGCCTGTGAGCCTCATTGAGGCCCAGGCTGCCGGTAAACCCATTGTATCAACCAATGTGGGAGGGATTGGGAACATTGTTCTCCCTGGCGAAACAGCCTTGCTAACTAAAAGTTTTGATCCGGAGGAGTTTGCATCCCAGTTGTTATTGCTTGTGGAAAATGAAGCCCTCAGGGAGAAAATGGGCAGGGGTGGTTGGGAATTGGTGAGCCATAAGTTTCATTACCAGCGCCTGGTAAATGATACGGTTGAATATTACTATGAATTGCTTTCCGGAAAAGGAATAAAACCATAA
- the asnB gene encoding asparagine synthase (glutamine-hydrolyzing), producing MCGIAGIFFFNDFARSKPNGMVQALERLHLRGPDSRGTYAEGNVCLGHTRLSIIDTTAAANQPFSDPSGRYTLVFNGEIYNFRALKEQLKQKNINFRSESDTEVLLFWLIEKGADGLKDLNGFFSFGFYDRQEETLLVARDRYGIKPLFFHQNGEKFLFASEMKALLAMGIPKIIDKASLSAYLHLNYIPGPWTIFDNVFKLMSGHYIKLSHKGIEEKEYYTLLPNPLDPEKISYDKAKQTLREKLAVAVRKRLVADVPLGAFLSGGIDSSIITALAAKEVKGLNTFSIGFRDEPLFDETHYARAVAKMHGTNHTEFRLTTDDLLGSIFEVLDYTDEPFADSSALAVYILSRETRKKVTVALSGDGADELFAGYNKHRAEWKTLNPSLPEKMLLPLHPLLSRLPQSRNSFLLNKFRQLNRFTSGMKLPATERYWQWAGFTRTVEVSKIFLMEGDTTILEKRKEQWLKNLSQGGTITGVLQTDTQLVLPYDMLTKVDMMSMANSLEVRVPFLDHEFVDFVFSLPEAYKIDRNARKKILREAFRDELPPELFNRNKQGFEVPLLRWFRNELKSLIEDDLLAEPLIIEQGIFNLQEVQRLIQQLNSRNPGDAPARLWGLLVFQYWWKKNMI from the coding sequence ATGTGTGGCATAGCAGGTATTTTCTTTTTCAATGATTTTGCGCGGAGCAAGCCCAACGGGATGGTCCAGGCCCTGGAGCGGTTACATCTGCGGGGACCTGATAGCCGGGGCACCTATGCAGAGGGGAATGTGTGCCTGGGGCATACCCGTTTATCCATTATAGATACCACAGCCGCAGCCAACCAGCCTTTCAGTGATCCTTCGGGACGTTATACCCTGGTGTTTAACGGCGAGATTTATAATTTCCGTGCCCTGAAAGAGCAGCTGAAGCAAAAAAACATCAATTTCCGTTCGGAAAGCGACACCGAAGTGTTGCTTTTCTGGCTCATTGAAAAAGGGGCGGATGGGTTGAAGGACTTAAATGGGTTTTTTTCCTTTGGTTTTTACGACAGGCAGGAAGAGACACTTTTGGTGGCGCGCGACCGCTATGGGATAAAACCCCTGTTCTTTCATCAAAACGGGGAAAAGTTCCTTTTTGCTTCCGAGATGAAAGCCCTGCTCGCCATGGGAATACCAAAAATAATTGACAAAGCTTCACTTTCGGCTTACCTGCATTTAAATTACATACCGGGACCCTGGACTATTTTTGACAATGTCTTCAAACTCATGTCCGGGCATTACATAAAGTTAAGCCACAAAGGGATTGAAGAAAAAGAATATTACACGCTCCTGCCAAACCCCCTTGATCCTGAGAAAATCTCGTATGATAAAGCAAAGCAGACCTTACGGGAGAAATTAGCAGTAGCGGTCAGGAAACGCTTGGTGGCAGATGTCCCACTGGGTGCCTTTCTTAGCGGGGGCATTGACAGCAGCATTATTACCGCGCTTGCAGCCAAAGAGGTCAAAGGGCTGAATACCTTCTCCATAGGTTTCCGTGATGAGCCCTTGTTTGATGAAACCCATTATGCACGGGCCGTAGCAAAGATGCACGGAACAAATCATACGGAGTTCAGGCTTACCACAGATGATTTGCTGGGAAGTATTTTCGAAGTCCTGGATTATACCGATGAGCCCTTCGCTGATTCTTCGGCCCTTGCGGTATATATTCTAAGCCGTGAAACCCGGAAGAAGGTGACCGTAGCCTTGTCCGGCGATGGAGCTGATGAATTGTTTGCAGGCTATAACAAACACCGTGCAGAATGGAAGACACTGAACCCGAGTCTTCCTGAAAAGATGCTTTTGCCCTTGCACCCGCTTCTTTCGCGTCTGCCCCAGTCGAGAAACAGCTTCCTCCTGAATAAATTCAGACAACTCAACCGATTTACCAGCGGCATGAAGCTTCCGGCAACGGAAAGATACTGGCAGTGGGCAGGTTTCACACGGACCGTTGAGGTTTCAAAAATCTTTCTTATGGAAGGAGACACCACAATATTGGAAAAACGCAAGGAGCAGTGGTTAAAAAACCTTTCGCAGGGAGGTACCATCACCGGGGTCTTGCAGACCGACACCCAGCTTGTACTGCCTTACGATATGCTTACGAAGGTAGATATGATGTCGATGGCCAATTCCCTGGAAGTGCGGGTCCCTTTTCTGGATCACGAGTTTGTGGACTTTGTGTTTTCCCTGCCGGAAGCCTACAAGATAGACAGGAATGCCCGGAAAAAGATCCTTCGTGAGGCATTCAGGGATGAGTTGCCGCCAGAATTATTCAATCGGAATAAGCAGGGTTTTGAAGTACCCTTGCTTCGCTGGTTTCGCAATGAATTGAAAAGTCTGATCGAGGACGACCTGCTGGCTGAGCCACTGATTATCGAGCAGGGTATTTTCAACCTTCAGGAGGTTCAGCGCCTGATTCAGCAACTGAATTCAAGGAATCCGGGGGACGCTCCTGCAAGGCTATGGGGTTTACTGGTTTTTCAATACTGGTGGAAAAAGAATATGATCTAG
- the lpdA gene encoding dihydrolipoyl dehydrogenase, producing the protein MSYDLIVLGSGPGGYVAAIRASQLGLKVGVVEKSELGGVCLNWGCIPTKALLKSAQVFDYLNHAGDYGIKLDGQAKADLPSMVKRSREVAEGMSKGVQFLFKKNKIDLIQGFGKVVPGKKLEVKAEDGKTTTYEAKNIIIATGAKSRQLPNLPIDGKKIIGYREAMVLDKQPESMVVVGSGAIGTEFAYFYNTIGTQVTLIEYLPNIVPLEDEEVSKQLERSFKKSKMKVMTSSEVKSVDTSGKKCKVLVKTKKGEETIEADIVLSAVGISTNIEGIGLEETGIKTEKGKILVDEYYRTNVEGYYAIGDVVPGQALAHVASAEGIICVEKMAGHDPEPMDYNNIPGCTYSVPEVASVGYTEAAAKEAGYELKVGKFPFTASGKASAAGSKEGFVKVIFDAKYGELLGVHMIGANVTEMIAEAVVARKLETTAHEIIKAVHPHPTMSEAIMEAAAAAYDEVIHI; encoded by the coding sequence ATGAGCTATGATTTGATCGTGCTGGGCAGTGGGCCCGGAGGATATGTTGCGGCCATCAGGGCATCGCAGCTGGGGCTGAAAGTAGGCGTTGTTGAAAAATCGGAATTGGGTGGGGTTTGCCTCAACTGGGGCTGTATCCCTACCAAGGCCCTGTTGAAAAGCGCTCAGGTATTCGATTACCTGAACCACGCCGGAGATTATGGCATCAAGTTGGATGGCCAAGCCAAGGCCGACCTCCCTTCCATGGTAAAAAGAAGCCGCGAGGTGGCAGAAGGTATGAGCAAAGGGGTTCAATTCCTGTTCAAGAAGAACAAGATTGATCTGATCCAGGGATTCGGCAAAGTCGTGCCTGGTAAAAAGCTGGAAGTCAAGGCCGAGGATGGAAAAACGACTACCTATGAAGCCAAAAATATCATCATTGCAACGGGGGCAAAAAGCCGCCAGCTTCCCAATCTGCCCATTGACGGGAAGAAGATCATTGGTTACCGTGAAGCCATGGTGCTTGACAAACAGCCCGAGAGTATGGTTGTGGTTGGCTCAGGCGCCATTGGTACAGAATTTGCCTATTTTTATAACACCATCGGCACACAGGTAACCCTTATTGAATACTTGCCGAATATTGTACCCCTGGAGGATGAAGAAGTTTCCAAGCAACTGGAACGCTCGTTCAAAAAATCGAAAATGAAGGTGATGACCTCCAGTGAGGTCAAATCGGTGGATACCAGCGGAAAAAAATGCAAAGTCCTGGTAAAGACCAAGAAAGGCGAAGAAACCATTGAAGCTGACATAGTGCTTTCAGCCGTTGGCATTTCCACCAACATAGAAGGTATTGGACTTGAAGAAACCGGGATCAAGACAGAGAAGGGAAAGATCCTGGTAGATGAATATTACCGGACCAATGTTGAAGGTTATTATGCCATTGGGGATGTGGTTCCCGGGCAGGCCCTGGCACATGTAGCATCAGCGGAAGGAATCATATGTGTGGAAAAGATGGCAGGTCACGATCCTGAGCCGATGGATTACAACAACATTCCAGGCTGCACCTACAGTGTTCCTGAGGTGGCTTCCGTGGGCTACACCGAAGCTGCTGCCAAAGAGGCCGGCTATGAGCTTAAGGTAGGCAAGTTCCCTTTCACTGCCTCGGGAAAGGCCAGTGCAGCAGGGAGTAAGGAAGGCTTTGTCAAGGTCATCTTCGATGCCAAATACGGTGAGTTACTGGGCGTGCATATGATAGGTGCCAATGTCACGGAAATGATTGCCGAAGCAGTTGTTGCACGCAAACTTGAAACGACTGCCCACGAGATCATCAAAGCGGTGCACCCCCACCCGACGATGTCGGAAGCCATCATGGAGGCCGCAGCGGCTGCTTATGATGAAGTTATACACATTTAA
- a CDS encoding geranylgeranylglyceryl/heptaprenylglyceryl phosphate synthase → MHILENIEEKTRQKKKQLAILVDPDKSTRSSLEEISGLACKSGVDYIFIGGSLLTRDNLTFCIEEVKKQCELPLVLFPGSVFQIDEKADALLLLSLISGRNPDMLIGNHVVAASMIRQSGLEIIPTGYMLVESGKITSVQYMSNTMPIPFDKTDIAVSTAMAGTMLGLRVIFMDAGSGALHPVPMDMVMTVRGSIAVPLIVGGGIRTAETAYETWEAGADIITIGNAAETHPEIILEVSQAKQELNAINREKNIKFV, encoded by the coding sequence ATGCACATATTAGAAAACATAGAAGAAAAAACCAGGCAAAAGAAGAAGCAATTAGCCATTCTGGTAGATCCTGACAAGAGCACGCGATCGAGCCTGGAAGAGATATCAGGGTTGGCCTGCAAATCGGGCGTTGATTATATTTTCATTGGCGGCAGCCTGCTGACGCGCGACAACCTTACCTTTTGCATTGAAGAGGTAAAAAAACAATGTGAGCTTCCCTTGGTGCTTTTCCCGGGTTCTGTTTTTCAAATCGATGAAAAAGCCGATGCCTTGCTGCTGCTGTCGCTGATTTCGGGCAGAAATCCCGATATGCTGATCGGCAACCATGTCGTGGCGGCTTCAATGATCCGCCAGAGCGGCCTGGAGATCATCCCTACGGGCTATATGCTGGTGGAAAGCGGGAAGATCACCTCAGTACAATACATGAGCAATACCATGCCCATTCCATTCGATAAAACGGATATCGCTGTTTCGACAGCCATGGCAGGGACCATGCTTGGATTAAGGGTTATTTTTATGGATGCGGGCAGCGGAGCCTTGCATCCGGTTCCAATGGATATGGTAATGACTGTGAGGGGAAGCATTGCTGTGCCCCTTATCGTGGGGGGTGGTATCCGAACGGCAGAGACGGCTTATGAGACTTGGGAGGCTGGTGCAGATATCATCACCATTGGCAATGCAGCAGAAACCCACCCAGAAATTATCCTTGAGGTTTCACAGGCGAAACAGGAACTGAATGCCATAAACCGCGAAAAAAATATTAAATTCGTGTAA
- a CDS encoding 4'-phosphopantetheinyl transferase superfamily protein, with product MSLFLKKKLEDAALGVWEISETVEELWKSVNLSEQELKYYSYLRSDTRRQHWLSYRLILPHLIRPGELTGIEYDKDGKPYLNNGVRHISVTHSGKFSALIASGSKNVGIDIEQMSPKIFKVAHKFLNDCELRIVFSSHAMEGLYVIWAAKEALFKLHGRRDLQFREHIRIFPFEFEGQGAIRGEITGKEGTQVYDVAYQTLEDYILVYAVDR from the coding sequence ATGAGTCTCTTCCTGAAAAAAAAACTTGAAGATGCCGCCCTTGGGGTCTGGGAGATCAGTGAGACGGTGGAAGAACTTTGGAAAAGCGTAAATCTCTCCGAGCAGGAACTCAAATATTACTCATATTTACGATCGGATACGCGCAGGCAGCACTGGCTCAGCTACAGGCTGATCCTGCCCCACCTGATCAGGCCGGGCGAACTGACAGGGATTGAATACGACAAAGATGGCAAGCCTTATCTGAACAACGGGGTAAGGCACATTTCCGTCACCCATTCAGGCAAATTTTCGGCCTTAATCGCCAGCGGGAGTAAAAACGTGGGCATCGACATTGAGCAAATGAGCCCCAAGATATTTAAGGTAGCTCATAAGTTCTTGAACGATTGTGAATTGCGTATTGTTTTCTCCTCACACGCCATGGAAGGTTTGTATGTGATCTGGGCTGCCAAGGAAGCCTTATTTAAATTACACGGGCGACGCGACTTGCAGTTCAGGGAACATATCCGTATCTTTCCATTTGAATTTGAAGGACAGGGGGCCATCCGGGGAGAGATCACCGGAAAAGAGGGCACCCAGGTTTATGATGTCGCTTATCAGACACTTGAAGATTATATTCTTGTTTATGCGGTCGACCGTTAG